CCATGTCTTCGCCACCCGCATCGCTGGGGTGGCACCGGACGACACCACCGGAAGTCTCGTGCTCGGGGGCTCGGACGCGGCGGCCGCGCTCTTCGTCTCTGTCGAGCGGCGGCCTCCACTGGCCTTCGACCACGACATGCTCGTCGCCCGGGCTCTGGCCTGGCGCGATCAGTCATCGTGACATGCGAGGCGTGACGGAAAACTGAAGCCGAAGGGCGGGGCTGTCCGCGCTCAGGCGTCAGAAGCGCCTGGAATCAGGCGATTATCTCCCGGCATGGGCTCTGCAAAGAGGAGTGGTGGGTCTCGAGAAAGGACATTCCCATGCGCTTCATCCTCTCCGCCGTTCTCCTCTGTGCCGCCTCGCTCTTCACGGGCTGCAGTGAGCCGCTGGCCTGCACCGAAATCTTCATCCCCGCTGTCTCCGTGACCGTGAAGGATGCCCAGGGGAACGTCCTGAAGGACGCCCGCGTCACCTACTCTCTCGATGGGGCCGCCATGAAGGACGCCAGCTGCATCAACTCCGAGATGGGTGGTGGCTGCGCGCAGTGGAGCACCCCGGATCAGCCTGGTGACTACCTCGTGCGTGCCACCAGCTCCGATGGCTCCCGCACCGCCGAGCAGCGCCTCCAGGTGGACGGTGACGAATGCCACGCCATCGGGCAGAGCATGACTCTGACCCTTCGGTAGGGCACCCAGGCAAGGCTCCAGAGGCCGGCAGCTTTGCCCATCCCATCGCTCCCTGGGCTGGCCGTGGGTACACGGGGCGCGTAGTACTGAGGCAACCCCTCGCGTGGAGTTCGCCCATGCAGATGTCAGACATTCCCTTCGGCACCATCGACTGGTCGTCGGTCGAGCCCACCCAGCACCCGGGGGAGACCGGCAGCGCCACCTGGCGCACGCGCCATTTCGGAAGCATCCGCGTGCGCCGCGTTGATTACTCGCCGCATTACCTGGCCGATCACTGGTGCGTGAAGGGGCACATCCTGTTCGTGCTGGAGGGCGAGCTGGTCACCGAGCTGCAAGACGGCCGCGTCTTCACGCTGAAAGCTGGCCACTCCTACCAGGTGGCCGACAATGCCGAGCCGCATCGCTCGCGCACCGGGGCTATCGGCGCGAAGCTCTTCATCGTCGACTGATCCTTCCTGTTCGCCAAGAACGAGAGCCCTGTGCTCTTGCGGCTTGCGGCCAGACCTATGGTCCCCAGCCCACCCCGGGCCGCCGGTCGGTCCAGGCCAACTGGTATGACAAGTGGACCATTTCGGCCATTGCGCCCGCCGGTCGGCCCTCGTGCAACTCGCGTATGCCTCCTGTAGGCTGGTGGACTATCGCCGCGCCCAGGGCAGGCCATCCGTGTCCCGTAGCGCCTGCACCAACACGGGTGTGAGGACGGAAGCCAACCCACTGCGCAGCTCTGCTGTCTCGAAGAGCACCTGCTGAGGGTACCACTTGCCGAAGCGGCCAGCCGGCGCGTCCATGGCCACAACCAGGGTGAGGCCGGGTAGCAGCCGCTCTCCAGGCCAGGGCTTCTTGTGGCGCTTCACCTGGGCCACCGCCGCACCCAGGGCATTCAGCACACCTTGCACATGCCACCCTCCCTTGCGCGCACGCACGGTATTCACGAAGGACCACACCTGACAGTCCGGCTCCTCGGTCCACCGCAAGGCGCAGCGCACGCGAACACCCTCCCACCGCGCTTCAACCACGAGCGGAGTCTCCATCGAAGAGGGTGCGGTCAGGGGTGAGCTTGATCGGGTGCCTCGTGGCCCAGAAAGTCGAGCTCCCTGGAGTGGCTCAGGCGTGGGGTGCTCATGGATGACGCCCGCCTGGCCGCTGAGATGCCATCGCCGGGCCTCCTCCCAGGCCTCCAGCTCGTACTGCTCGGAGAGGGCAAAGGCACAGAAGGCCTCGAACCTCATGGAGCCGTAGGGCTGCACGGCCGTGTCGAGCTTGCCGCCCGGCAGCACCGTCAGGATGTCCGAGAGAGACTCGGGGGGAAGAGGCTGTCCATCCGCGAGAAGCTGCAGGCTGCCATCCTGGCCCAGGGAGAGGTGCAGCTGCTGGAGAGAGCCATCGCGCTCCTCCGCAATGGCGGCATGCAACAGGAAGTCGGCGAGACGGGAGCGCCCGCGTGCCCCCGTGTCGCCGAGATACATGCCGGGGCGCTTGCGTACCGCCGCCAGAGCATCCAGTACGACCACACGCACTGTCACGGGCAGGCGCCGCGGTGCTACTCTCCGCCCCGGCGCCGCCAGCGATGGAACGGTGCGCGGCGCCATCATTCCGCTCACGGAGAGAGCATCAGATGAAGAAGAGCCTGCGCCTGTTCGCGTGCCTTGTTGGCGGTGCCATGCTGTTTGGGACGGGGTGCGGAGGCGCTCCCGAGGAGACCTCCGCGGAGCCGCTGCAGGAGCCCACGGCCGCGCCCGAGGGCGGAGTTCATCAGCAGGCCATCTACACGGTCTGCTGGGGCACGCTCGGCGTCTACAGCGCGCCGTCCACGTCCTCCACCCAGGGGCTGTCCATGTCCTACGGCCACCGCTTCAACACGGACAGCTCGGTGTTCTGGTCGAATGGTGAGTACTGGGTTCGTGGCTACCAGTATTGCGAGGCTCCCTACTACTGCAACAACTACGGCTACGTTCGCTGGGCCGGGCTCTGCTAGCAGGCGTCTGTCCAACATGACGGGCATCGCCAGCGCGGCGATCGCCGTCGTCATCGGCCATGTCTCCGCGGGCACCTCCACCATTCGCGTGGGCTGGGGACCTTGCGTCCACAGAAGCTCCGTGGGTATGACGCGTGTTCACGGAAAGTCCGTGCATTGATACAGCGCCATATCGCCTGGGGACCCATGATGAAACGACTGCTGCTCACTGTCTTGATTTCACTGGCTGCGACGAGCCAGGCGAAGGAGCCCGCCAAGGCGAAGGCACCCGCCAAGGCGAAGGCGGCTGCCGAGCCCAAGCTGATCATCGTGGGCGTCGGCTATCCCGGGATCACCAACCTGAGAGGCGCCATCGGCCTCTCGCGAGACGGCGGCAAGACGTTCAAGGAGGTCTGGTACAAGGACAAGGAAGGCGCCAGCGTCGAGAACGTCATCTACGTGCCCGAGACGAAGCTGTTCGTGGGCGTCGGCCGGGCTGGCATCCTCACGTCGCCGGACGGCGAGAACTGGAAGCAGGTGGAGCTCCCCAAGGCCGCCCGGCTCCATGAGCTCCACTCCGTCGCGTACGGCAACGGCTGGTACGTCGCCGTGGGCGACAAGACCGACATCATCGTCTCCAAGGACGCGCAAACCTGGATCGCCTCCTGGGCCAATGACAAGGGCGAGCCCGACATCGCCAAGATGGACGAGATGAGCAAGTGGTTCGCGGAGCACTCCAAGGGGCCCGCCCCCGGGCGCATGAACTACACCGAGGTGGCCTTCGTGGGCGGGAAGTTCCTGGCCGTGGGGTACTGCCACCGCGTCCTGGAG
This genomic stretch from Hyalangium gracile harbors:
- a CDS encoding Ig-like domain-containing protein, whose amino-acid sequence is MRFILSAVLLCAASLFTGCSEPLACTEIFIPAVSVTVKDAQGNVLKDARVTYSLDGAAMKDASCINSEMGGGCAQWSTPDQPGDYLVRATSSDGSRTAEQRLQVDGDECHAIGQSMTLTLR
- a CDS encoding DHCW motif cupin fold protein — encoded protein: MQMSDIPFGTIDWSSVEPTQHPGETGSATWRTRHFGSIRVRRVDYSPHYLADHWCVKGHILFVLEGELVTELQDGRVFTLKAGHSYQVADNAEPHRSRTGAIGAKLFIVD
- a CDS encoding beta propeller repeat protein yields the protein MMKRLLLTVLISLAATSQAKEPAKAKAPAKAKAAAEPKLIIVGVGYPGITNLRGAIGLSRDGGKTFKEVWYKDKEGASVENVIYVPETKLFVGVGRAGILTSPDGENWKQVELPKAARLHELHSVAYGNGWYVAVGDKTDIIVSKDAQTWIASWANDKGEPDIAKMDEMSKWFAEHSKGPAPGRMNYTEVAFVGGKFLAVGYCHRVLEIIPTEQGATFGKVEDLDPEDCTKSAKRIRQHGDAIVITGNRGFLSKDGGETWKELRTLKAAGDKWALGVGPQGFMTASTYGNFLSSPDGEKWTPLPKYTRATPQDIAWIGGQWWMVGQGSNTYWTSPDGQEWKELNYTVESEEAKMTQSYTGIVGVELK